A DNA window from Syngnathus typhle isolate RoL2023-S1 ecotype Sweden linkage group LG2, RoL_Styp_1.0, whole genome shotgun sequence contains the following coding sequences:
- the LOC133166618 gene encoding inter-alpha-trypsin inhibitor heavy chain H6-like isoform X3: METMLLNVQCILLFFLFYAQEGLSRDYSVHPGQNLPRRGKRQSKITRPALKVTDYHVKCSVVSRYAVTNVRSSIWNQMAVTKEAAFEVDIPSSAFISNFSITSGGKMYVAQVKERATARKIYDAAKKQGKTAGLVATKEREIEKFRVAVSVPPGARMSFCLTYEELLPRRLGRYELSVALRPGQPVSNLTLEVSLAEPTGIAYIKVLPLRTSRLLSDNKAQGNADPPASTQVEESVGCARVRYNPTPQQQVSISPKGLNADFVIQYDVNLTDLIGDIQVFDGYFVHYFAPRGLPVVPKDVIFVIDVSGSMIGTKIKQTKQAMSTILGDLREGDHFNIVTFSDKVHTWKKGQTVRATRQNVRDAKEFVKRIIAEGWTNINAALLSAAQLLNQPSSGSRRVPLVVFLTDGEATIGVTAGDVILNNAKKALGSASLFGLAFGDDADLPLLKRLALDNRGVARMVYEDADAALQLKGFYDEVASPLLSDVQLHYLDQQAFDITRSIFPNYFRGSELVVAGRLQAGLKDFRVSLLASDSKQRMKLENDVLINSTWRSSDCSKAPEGMSSFVRRLWAYFTIKELLLAKLNTTDAVMQKLLADKATNLSLEYNFVTPVTSLVVVKPDVDKAAPTTAKPSAIATTTATVTTKMSAAKRAQSPSISRTNKANPPKQPKKTSLPPPATKTVKTTPVFRPAATQPPPVPYSGKKPSQNDSKSASMPPSGKLSSSLFHFPKTAQPSTPGKVSTPSSPPTVSTVASTPPAFPGKSSTAPLSTKQTEPESSTASTRPDITGTPPTPTPVPAPDLEGNDIKAAEENDIRVANLMAATFAPMPGVTDGPRLWEAAGLLDVSTSIQIQRKDIDLVKDYDVTYDYDYDLNYDAWGNAADTESFVLGNEEDCPLVECLVLLEPPSRLSAEHFSSSADGDPHFVLQLPKQKQNLCFTVDGRANDVLRLVEDPQTGLMVDGHLTGAPPKRGHENRSRTYFDRLNISAATGRSSAITITVSLDEVAIGGEGRDILSINQTGSVRRQGVTVAVDNHRGCWIELAEDVHFLVLYHHYKHPSYLQMAHLGFYITRGRGLSASTRGLLGQFQHAALSVAPMSHYHHGENNDGTLARGVLRRGSQLLPVTLQDKMLKDTLLRRHAEQCWVVPKSEVERLLGQPYTSFVVDAV; this comes from the exons ATGGAAACGATGCTTTTGAACGTCCAgtgcattttgcttttttttctattttacgCGCAAGAGGGATTATCTCGGGATTATTCGGTTCATCCTGGACAAAATCTTCCAAGG AGAGGCAAACGCCAAAGCAAAATTACCCGACCAGCG CTGAAGGTCACGGATTACCACGTCAAGTGTAGTGTGGTGTCCCGCTATGCTGTCACCAATGTGCGGAGCTCCATTTGGAACCAAATGGCTGTCACCAAGGAAGCCGCCTTCGAGGTGGACATTCCTTCCTCTGCATTCATCTCCAACTTCTCCAT CACGTCGGGCGGCAAGATGTATGTGGCCCAGGTGAAGGAGCGAGCCACGGCCAGGAAAATATACGACGCTGCAAAGAAGCAAGGAAAAACAGCAGGACTGGTCGCTACCAA AGAGCGTGAGATTGAGAAGTTTCGCGTGGCGGTGAGCGTGCCACCAGGAGCTCGGATGTCCTTCTGCCTGACTTACGAGGAGCTGCTCCCTCGCCGCTTGGGCCGCTACGAGCTTAGCGTGGCTCTGCGGCCCGGCCAGCCCGTTTCCAACCTCACGTTAGAAGTCAGTCTAGCAGAGCCCACGGGTATCGCTTACATTAAGGTTCTTCCACTTCGGACAAGCAGACTGCTGTCCGACAACAAAGCTCAAG GTAACGCAGATCCTCCTGCGTCGACTCAGGTTGAAGAAAGCGTGGGCTGCGCTCGCGTTCGTTACAATCCCACACCTCAGCAGCAGGTCAGCATTTCGCCCAAGGGTCTGAATGCTGACTTTGTTATTCAATACGACGTGAACCTCACAGACCTGATCGGGGACATCCAG GTGTTTGACGGCTACTTTGTGCATTACTTTGCACCCAGAGGACTTCCCGTGGTTCCCAAGGATGTTATATTTGTCATCGATGTCAGCGGCTCCATGATCGGCACCAAAATCAAACAG ACCAAGCAGGCAATGAGCACTATCCTTGGGGACCTTCGGGAAGGAGACCACTTTAACATCGTCACCTTCTCAGATAAGGTTCACACTTGGAAGAAAGGACAGACGGTGCGAGCCACTCGGCAGAACGTACGAGATGCCAAAGAGTTCGTCAAGAGGATTATTGCGGAAGGAT GGACAAACATCAATGCGGCTCTGCTCTCGGCTGCCCAGCTGCTAAACCAGCCGTCCTCCGGCTCCCGCCGCGTCCCCCTGGTGGTCTTCCTCACCGACGGCGAGGCCACGATCGGAGTGACGGCAGGCGACGTCATCCTGAATAACGCCAAGAAGGCGCTGGGCTCAGCCTCTCTCTTTGGCCTGGCCTTCGGGGACGATGCCGACTTGCCGCTCCTCAAACGTCTGGCGCTGGACAATCGCGGTGTGGCTCGGATGGTTTACGAGGACGCCGACGCCGCTCTGCAGCTCAAAGGCTTCTACGACGAAGTGGCCAGCCCCTTGTTGTCCGACGTCCAGCTCCACTATCTGGACCAGCAGGCGTTTGACATCACCCGCTCTATCTTCCCAAACTACTTCAGAGGCTCCGAGTTGGTGGTGGCCGGCCGGCTTCAAGCGGGGCTGAAGGACTTCAGGGTGTCGCTCTTAGCCAGTGATTCCAAGCAGCGCATGAAGTTGGAGAATGACGTATTGATCAACAGCACCTGGCGCTCGTCGGACTGCTCGAAGGCTCCTGAAGGTATGTCCAGCTTTGTGCGTCGTCTCTGGGCGTATTTCACCATCAAGGAGTTGCTCCTGGCCAAACTCAACACCACGGATGCCGTTATGCAGAAGCTCCTGGCAGACAAGGCCACCAACCTCTCCTTGGAGTACAACTTTGTCACGCCGGTCACGTCTTTAGTCGTTGTGAAGCCCGATGTGGACAAAGCTGCACCAACCACTGCAAAGCCTTCCGCCATTGCAACGACAACCGCGACGGTGACAACCAAAATGTCCGCCGCGAAGAGGGCCCAGTCACCCTCTATTTCGAGAACCAACAAAGCGAATCCTCCCAAACAACCTAAAAAAACGTCACTACCTCCTCCCGCCACAAAAACTGTGAAAACAACGCCAGTGTTTCGCCCCGCTGCCACTCAACCGCCCCCAGTGCCATATTCTGGCAAAAAGCCTTCTCAGAATGATTCCAAAAGTGCCTCTATGCCTCCTAGTGGGAAACTATCCAGTTCTCTATTCCATTTTCCCAAGACAGCTCAGCCTTCCACACCTGGAAAGGTCTCCACGCCCTCTTCGCCCCCCACGGTTTCAACAGTGGCGAGCACGCCTCCCGCCTTCCCTGGAAAATCCTCCACCGCCCCGCTTTCTACCAAACAGACAGAACCAGAGAGCAGCACTGCATCTACCCGCCCAGACATCACCGGCACTCCGCCCACTCCCACTCCGGTCCCTGCTCCGGATTTGGAAGGAAACGACATAAAAGCTGCGGAAGAGAACGATATCCGTGTCGCCAACCTCATGGCCGCCACCTTTGCGCCCATGCCCGGTGTGACAGACGGGCCCAGGTTGTGGGAAGCAGCAGGCCTTCTGG ATGTCTCTACCTCCATTCAGATCCAGAGAAAAG ATATTGACCTTGTGAAAG ACTATGACGTGACGTATGATTACGACTACGACCTCAACTATGATGCCT GGGGCAACGCTGCTGACACGGAATCCTTCG tgCTTGGGAATGAAGAGGATTGTCCTTTAGTTGAATGTCTTGTGCTTTTAGAACCTCCGTCCAGACTGAGCGCTGAGCACTTCTCCTCATCGG CTGATGGAGATCCTCATTTTGTGCTCCAGTTACCAAAGCAGAAACAGAACTTGTGTTTCACCGTAGATGGCCGAGCTAATGATGTGCTAAGGCTAGTGGAGGACCCACAGACAG GACTGATGGTAGATGGCCACCTGACCGGAGCACCCCCCAAGCGAGGCCACGAGAACCGCTCGAGAACTTACTTTGACCGGCTGAACATCTCGGCAGCCACTGGCCGCTCGAGCGCCATCACGATCACAGTGTCGTTGGACGAGGTGGCAATCGGAGGCGAAGGGCGGGACATTCTCAGCATCAATCAAACAGGATCGGTAAGGAGGCAGGGCGTGACGGTCGCTGTGGACAACCACCGGGGCTGCTGGATCGAGCTGGCCGAGGATGTGCACTTCCTGGTTCTCTACCACCAttacaagcaccccagctaccTGCAGATGGCGCACCTGGGCTTCTACATCACACGAGGACGCGGGCTGTCGGCCTCCACTCGAGGCCTTCTGG GCCAGTTTCAGCATGCGGCCTTAAGCGTAGCACCCATGAGCCATTATCATCATGGGGAAAACAATGACGGAACGTTAGCCCGGGGGGTCCTGAGGCGGGGCTCCCAGCTGCTGCCTGTCACCTTGCAGGACAAGATGCTGAAAGATACACTACTCAGGCGACACGCGGAGCAGTGCTGGGTGGTGCCCAAGTCGGAGGTAGAACGACTGCTCGGACAGCCGTACACCAGCTTCGTGGTGGATGCCGTGTAA
- the LOC133166618 gene encoding inter-alpha-trypsin inhibitor heavy chain H6-like isoform X4, with the protein METMLLNVQCILLFFLFYAQEGLSRDYSVHPGQNLPRLKVTDYHVKCSVVSRYAVTNVRSSIWNQMAVTKEAAFEVDIPSSAFISNFSITSGGKMYVAQVKERATARKIYDAAKKQGKTAGLVATKEREIEKFRVAVSVPPGARMSFCLTYEELLPRRLGRYELSVALRPGQPVSNLTLEVSLAEPTGIAYIKVLPLRTSRLLSDNKAQGNADPPASTQVEESVGCARVRYNPTPQQQVSISPKGLNADFVIQYDVNLTDLIGDIQVFDGYFVHYFAPRGLPVVPKDVIFVIDVSGSMIGTKIKQTKQAMSTILGDLREGDHFNIVTFSDKVHTWKKGQTVRATRQNVRDAKEFVKRIIAEGWTNINAALLSAAQLLNQPSSGSRRVPLVVFLTDGEATIGVTAGDVILNNAKKALGSASLFGLAFGDDADLPLLKRLALDNRGVARMVYEDADAALQLKGFYDEVASPLLSDVQLHYLDQQAFDITRSIFPNYFRGSELVVAGRLQAGLKDFRVSLLASDSKQRMKLENDVLINSTWRSSDCSKAPEGMSSFVRRLWAYFTIKELLLAKLNTTDAVMQKLLADKATNLSLEYNFVTPVTSLVVVKPDVDKAAPTTAKPSAIATTTATVTTKMSAAKRAQSPSISRTNKANPPKQPKKTSLPPPATKTVKTTPVFRPAATQPPPVPYSGKKPSQNDSKSASMPPSGKLSSSLFHFPKTAQPSTPGKVSTPSSPPTVSTVASTPPAFPGKSSTAPLSTKQTEPESSTASTRPDITGTPPTPTPVPAPDLEGNDIKAAEENDIRVANLMAATFAPMPGVTDGPRLWEAAGLLDVSTSIQIQRKDIDLVKDYDVTYDYDYDLNYDAWGNAADTESFVLGNEEDCPLVECLVLLEPPSRLSAEHFSSSADGDPHFVLQLPKQKQNLCFTVDGRANDVLRLVEDPQTGLMVDGHLTGAPPKRGHENRSRTYFDRLNISAATGRSSAITITVSLDEVAIGGEGRDILSINQTGSVRRQGVTVAVDNHRGCWIELAEDVHFLVLYHHYKHPSYLQMAHLGFYITRGRGLSASTRGLLGQFQHAALSVAPMSHYHHGENNDGTLARGVLRRGSQLLPVTLQDKMLKDTLLRRHAEQCWVVPKSEVERLLGQPYTSFVVDAV; encoded by the exons ATGGAAACGATGCTTTTGAACGTCCAgtgcattttgcttttttttctattttacgCGCAAGAGGGATTATCTCGGGATTATTCGGTTCATCCTGGACAAAATCTTCCAAGG CTGAAGGTCACGGATTACCACGTCAAGTGTAGTGTGGTGTCCCGCTATGCTGTCACCAATGTGCGGAGCTCCATTTGGAACCAAATGGCTGTCACCAAGGAAGCCGCCTTCGAGGTGGACATTCCTTCCTCTGCATTCATCTCCAACTTCTCCAT CACGTCGGGCGGCAAGATGTATGTGGCCCAGGTGAAGGAGCGAGCCACGGCCAGGAAAATATACGACGCTGCAAAGAAGCAAGGAAAAACAGCAGGACTGGTCGCTACCAA AGAGCGTGAGATTGAGAAGTTTCGCGTGGCGGTGAGCGTGCCACCAGGAGCTCGGATGTCCTTCTGCCTGACTTACGAGGAGCTGCTCCCTCGCCGCTTGGGCCGCTACGAGCTTAGCGTGGCTCTGCGGCCCGGCCAGCCCGTTTCCAACCTCACGTTAGAAGTCAGTCTAGCAGAGCCCACGGGTATCGCTTACATTAAGGTTCTTCCACTTCGGACAAGCAGACTGCTGTCCGACAACAAAGCTCAAG GTAACGCAGATCCTCCTGCGTCGACTCAGGTTGAAGAAAGCGTGGGCTGCGCTCGCGTTCGTTACAATCCCACACCTCAGCAGCAGGTCAGCATTTCGCCCAAGGGTCTGAATGCTGACTTTGTTATTCAATACGACGTGAACCTCACAGACCTGATCGGGGACATCCAG GTGTTTGACGGCTACTTTGTGCATTACTTTGCACCCAGAGGACTTCCCGTGGTTCCCAAGGATGTTATATTTGTCATCGATGTCAGCGGCTCCATGATCGGCACCAAAATCAAACAG ACCAAGCAGGCAATGAGCACTATCCTTGGGGACCTTCGGGAAGGAGACCACTTTAACATCGTCACCTTCTCAGATAAGGTTCACACTTGGAAGAAAGGACAGACGGTGCGAGCCACTCGGCAGAACGTACGAGATGCCAAAGAGTTCGTCAAGAGGATTATTGCGGAAGGAT GGACAAACATCAATGCGGCTCTGCTCTCGGCTGCCCAGCTGCTAAACCAGCCGTCCTCCGGCTCCCGCCGCGTCCCCCTGGTGGTCTTCCTCACCGACGGCGAGGCCACGATCGGAGTGACGGCAGGCGACGTCATCCTGAATAACGCCAAGAAGGCGCTGGGCTCAGCCTCTCTCTTTGGCCTGGCCTTCGGGGACGATGCCGACTTGCCGCTCCTCAAACGTCTGGCGCTGGACAATCGCGGTGTGGCTCGGATGGTTTACGAGGACGCCGACGCCGCTCTGCAGCTCAAAGGCTTCTACGACGAAGTGGCCAGCCCCTTGTTGTCCGACGTCCAGCTCCACTATCTGGACCAGCAGGCGTTTGACATCACCCGCTCTATCTTCCCAAACTACTTCAGAGGCTCCGAGTTGGTGGTGGCCGGCCGGCTTCAAGCGGGGCTGAAGGACTTCAGGGTGTCGCTCTTAGCCAGTGATTCCAAGCAGCGCATGAAGTTGGAGAATGACGTATTGATCAACAGCACCTGGCGCTCGTCGGACTGCTCGAAGGCTCCTGAAGGTATGTCCAGCTTTGTGCGTCGTCTCTGGGCGTATTTCACCATCAAGGAGTTGCTCCTGGCCAAACTCAACACCACGGATGCCGTTATGCAGAAGCTCCTGGCAGACAAGGCCACCAACCTCTCCTTGGAGTACAACTTTGTCACGCCGGTCACGTCTTTAGTCGTTGTGAAGCCCGATGTGGACAAAGCTGCACCAACCACTGCAAAGCCTTCCGCCATTGCAACGACAACCGCGACGGTGACAACCAAAATGTCCGCCGCGAAGAGGGCCCAGTCACCCTCTATTTCGAGAACCAACAAAGCGAATCCTCCCAAACAACCTAAAAAAACGTCACTACCTCCTCCCGCCACAAAAACTGTGAAAACAACGCCAGTGTTTCGCCCCGCTGCCACTCAACCGCCCCCAGTGCCATATTCTGGCAAAAAGCCTTCTCAGAATGATTCCAAAAGTGCCTCTATGCCTCCTAGTGGGAAACTATCCAGTTCTCTATTCCATTTTCCCAAGACAGCTCAGCCTTCCACACCTGGAAAGGTCTCCACGCCCTCTTCGCCCCCCACGGTTTCAACAGTGGCGAGCACGCCTCCCGCCTTCCCTGGAAAATCCTCCACCGCCCCGCTTTCTACCAAACAGACAGAACCAGAGAGCAGCACTGCATCTACCCGCCCAGACATCACCGGCACTCCGCCCACTCCCACTCCGGTCCCTGCTCCGGATTTGGAAGGAAACGACATAAAAGCTGCGGAAGAGAACGATATCCGTGTCGCCAACCTCATGGCCGCCACCTTTGCGCCCATGCCCGGTGTGACAGACGGGCCCAGGTTGTGGGAAGCAGCAGGCCTTCTGG ATGTCTCTACCTCCATTCAGATCCAGAGAAAAG ATATTGACCTTGTGAAAG ACTATGACGTGACGTATGATTACGACTACGACCTCAACTATGATGCCT GGGGCAACGCTGCTGACACGGAATCCTTCG tgCTTGGGAATGAAGAGGATTGTCCTTTAGTTGAATGTCTTGTGCTTTTAGAACCTCCGTCCAGACTGAGCGCTGAGCACTTCTCCTCATCGG CTGATGGAGATCCTCATTTTGTGCTCCAGTTACCAAAGCAGAAACAGAACTTGTGTTTCACCGTAGATGGCCGAGCTAATGATGTGCTAAGGCTAGTGGAGGACCCACAGACAG GACTGATGGTAGATGGCCACCTGACCGGAGCACCCCCCAAGCGAGGCCACGAGAACCGCTCGAGAACTTACTTTGACCGGCTGAACATCTCGGCAGCCACTGGCCGCTCGAGCGCCATCACGATCACAGTGTCGTTGGACGAGGTGGCAATCGGAGGCGAAGGGCGGGACATTCTCAGCATCAATCAAACAGGATCGGTAAGGAGGCAGGGCGTGACGGTCGCTGTGGACAACCACCGGGGCTGCTGGATCGAGCTGGCCGAGGATGTGCACTTCCTGGTTCTCTACCACCAttacaagcaccccagctaccTGCAGATGGCGCACCTGGGCTTCTACATCACACGAGGACGCGGGCTGTCGGCCTCCACTCGAGGCCTTCTGG GCCAGTTTCAGCATGCGGCCTTAAGCGTAGCACCCATGAGCCATTATCATCATGGGGAAAACAATGACGGAACGTTAGCCCGGGGGGTCCTGAGGCGGGGCTCCCAGCTGCTGCCTGTCACCTTGCAGGACAAGATGCTGAAAGATACACTACTCAGGCGACACGCGGAGCAGTGCTGGGTGGTGCCCAAGTCGGAGGTAGAACGACTGCTCGGACAGCCGTACACCAGCTTCGTGGTGGATGCCGTGTAA
- the LOC133166618 gene encoding inter-alpha-trypsin inhibitor heavy chain H6-like isoform X1: MGYGWHFGPPQGVKRPAPSGLKRSSSAGSPRVCLSCPCPNSKRTPVWQAEENFGLRGKRQSKITRPALKVTDYHVKCSVVSRYAVTNVRSSIWNQMAVTKEAAFEVDIPSSAFISNFSITSGGKMYVAQVKERATARKIYDAAKKQGKTAGLVATKEREIEKFRVAVSVPPGARMSFCLTYEELLPRRLGRYELSVALRPGQPVSNLTLEVSLAEPTGIAYIKVLPLRTSRLLSDNKAQGNADPPASTQVEESVGCARVRYNPTPQQQVSISPKGLNADFVIQYDVNLTDLIGDIQVFDGYFVHYFAPRGLPVVPKDVIFVIDVSGSMIGTKIKQTKQAMSTILGDLREGDHFNIVTFSDKVHTWKKGQTVRATRQNVRDAKEFVKRIIAEGWTNINAALLSAAQLLNQPSSGSRRVPLVVFLTDGEATIGVTAGDVILNNAKKALGSASLFGLAFGDDADLPLLKRLALDNRGVARMVYEDADAALQLKGFYDEVASPLLSDVQLHYLDQQAFDITRSIFPNYFRGSELVVAGRLQAGLKDFRVSLLASDSKQRMKLENDVLINSTWRSSDCSKAPEGMSSFVRRLWAYFTIKELLLAKLNTTDAVMQKLLADKATNLSLEYNFVTPVTSLVVVKPDVDKAAPTTAKPSAIATTTATVTTKMSAAKRAQSPSISRTNKANPPKQPKKTSLPPPATKTVKTTPVFRPAATQPPPVPYSGKKPSQNDSKSASMPPSGKLSSSLFHFPKTAQPSTPGKVSTPSSPPTVSTVASTPPAFPGKSSTAPLSTKQTEPESSTASTRPDITGTPPTPTPVPAPDLEGNDIKAAEENDIRVANLMAATFAPMPGVTDGPRLWEAAGLLDVSTSIQIQRKDIDLVKDYDVTYDYDYDLNYDAWGNAADTESFVLGNEEDCPLVECLVLLEPPSRLSAEHFSSSADGDPHFVLQLPKQKQNLCFTVDGRANDVLRLVEDPQTGLMVDGHLTGAPPKRGHENRSRTYFDRLNISAATGRSSAITITVSLDEVAIGGEGRDILSINQTGSVRRQGVTVAVDNHRGCWIELAEDVHFLVLYHHYKHPSYLQMAHLGFYITRGRGLSASTRGLLGQFQHAALSVAPMSHYHHGENNDGTLARGVLRRGSQLLPVTLQDKMLKDTLLRRHAEQCWVVPKSEVERLLGQPYTSFVVDAV, encoded by the exons AGAGGCAAACGCCAAAGCAAAATTACCCGACCAGCG CTGAAGGTCACGGATTACCACGTCAAGTGTAGTGTGGTGTCCCGCTATGCTGTCACCAATGTGCGGAGCTCCATTTGGAACCAAATGGCTGTCACCAAGGAAGCCGCCTTCGAGGTGGACATTCCTTCCTCTGCATTCATCTCCAACTTCTCCAT CACGTCGGGCGGCAAGATGTATGTGGCCCAGGTGAAGGAGCGAGCCACGGCCAGGAAAATATACGACGCTGCAAAGAAGCAAGGAAAAACAGCAGGACTGGTCGCTACCAA AGAGCGTGAGATTGAGAAGTTTCGCGTGGCGGTGAGCGTGCCACCAGGAGCTCGGATGTCCTTCTGCCTGACTTACGAGGAGCTGCTCCCTCGCCGCTTGGGCCGCTACGAGCTTAGCGTGGCTCTGCGGCCCGGCCAGCCCGTTTCCAACCTCACGTTAGAAGTCAGTCTAGCAGAGCCCACGGGTATCGCTTACATTAAGGTTCTTCCACTTCGGACAAGCAGACTGCTGTCCGACAACAAAGCTCAAG GTAACGCAGATCCTCCTGCGTCGACTCAGGTTGAAGAAAGCGTGGGCTGCGCTCGCGTTCGTTACAATCCCACACCTCAGCAGCAGGTCAGCATTTCGCCCAAGGGTCTGAATGCTGACTTTGTTATTCAATACGACGTGAACCTCACAGACCTGATCGGGGACATCCAG GTGTTTGACGGCTACTTTGTGCATTACTTTGCACCCAGAGGACTTCCCGTGGTTCCCAAGGATGTTATATTTGTCATCGATGTCAGCGGCTCCATGATCGGCACCAAAATCAAACAG ACCAAGCAGGCAATGAGCACTATCCTTGGGGACCTTCGGGAAGGAGACCACTTTAACATCGTCACCTTCTCAGATAAGGTTCACACTTGGAAGAAAGGACAGACGGTGCGAGCCACTCGGCAGAACGTACGAGATGCCAAAGAGTTCGTCAAGAGGATTATTGCGGAAGGAT GGACAAACATCAATGCGGCTCTGCTCTCGGCTGCCCAGCTGCTAAACCAGCCGTCCTCCGGCTCCCGCCGCGTCCCCCTGGTGGTCTTCCTCACCGACGGCGAGGCCACGATCGGAGTGACGGCAGGCGACGTCATCCTGAATAACGCCAAGAAGGCGCTGGGCTCAGCCTCTCTCTTTGGCCTGGCCTTCGGGGACGATGCCGACTTGCCGCTCCTCAAACGTCTGGCGCTGGACAATCGCGGTGTGGCTCGGATGGTTTACGAGGACGCCGACGCCGCTCTGCAGCTCAAAGGCTTCTACGACGAAGTGGCCAGCCCCTTGTTGTCCGACGTCCAGCTCCACTATCTGGACCAGCAGGCGTTTGACATCACCCGCTCTATCTTCCCAAACTACTTCAGAGGCTCCGAGTTGGTGGTGGCCGGCCGGCTTCAAGCGGGGCTGAAGGACTTCAGGGTGTCGCTCTTAGCCAGTGATTCCAAGCAGCGCATGAAGTTGGAGAATGACGTATTGATCAACAGCACCTGGCGCTCGTCGGACTGCTCGAAGGCTCCTGAAGGTATGTCCAGCTTTGTGCGTCGTCTCTGGGCGTATTTCACCATCAAGGAGTTGCTCCTGGCCAAACTCAACACCACGGATGCCGTTATGCAGAAGCTCCTGGCAGACAAGGCCACCAACCTCTCCTTGGAGTACAACTTTGTCACGCCGGTCACGTCTTTAGTCGTTGTGAAGCCCGATGTGGACAAAGCTGCACCAACCACTGCAAAGCCTTCCGCCATTGCAACGACAACCGCGACGGTGACAACCAAAATGTCCGCCGCGAAGAGGGCCCAGTCACCCTCTATTTCGAGAACCAACAAAGCGAATCCTCCCAAACAACCTAAAAAAACGTCACTACCTCCTCCCGCCACAAAAACTGTGAAAACAACGCCAGTGTTTCGCCCCGCTGCCACTCAACCGCCCCCAGTGCCATATTCTGGCAAAAAGCCTTCTCAGAATGATTCCAAAAGTGCCTCTATGCCTCCTAGTGGGAAACTATCCAGTTCTCTATTCCATTTTCCCAAGACAGCTCAGCCTTCCACACCTGGAAAGGTCTCCACGCCCTCTTCGCCCCCCACGGTTTCAACAGTGGCGAGCACGCCTCCCGCCTTCCCTGGAAAATCCTCCACCGCCCCGCTTTCTACCAAACAGACAGAACCAGAGAGCAGCACTGCATCTACCCGCCCAGACATCACCGGCACTCCGCCCACTCCCACTCCGGTCCCTGCTCCGGATTTGGAAGGAAACGACATAAAAGCTGCGGAAGAGAACGATATCCGTGTCGCCAACCTCATGGCCGCCACCTTTGCGCCCATGCCCGGTGTGACAGACGGGCCCAGGTTGTGGGAAGCAGCAGGCCTTCTGG ATGTCTCTACCTCCATTCAGATCCAGAGAAAAG ATATTGACCTTGTGAAAG ACTATGACGTGACGTATGATTACGACTACGACCTCAACTATGATGCCT GGGGCAACGCTGCTGACACGGAATCCTTCG tgCTTGGGAATGAAGAGGATTGTCCTTTAGTTGAATGTCTTGTGCTTTTAGAACCTCCGTCCAGACTGAGCGCTGAGCACTTCTCCTCATCGG CTGATGGAGATCCTCATTTTGTGCTCCAGTTACCAAAGCAGAAACAGAACTTGTGTTTCACCGTAGATGGCCGAGCTAATGATGTGCTAAGGCTAGTGGAGGACCCACAGACAG GACTGATGGTAGATGGCCACCTGACCGGAGCACCCCCCAAGCGAGGCCACGAGAACCGCTCGAGAACTTACTTTGACCGGCTGAACATCTCGGCAGCCACTGGCCGCTCGAGCGCCATCACGATCACAGTGTCGTTGGACGAGGTGGCAATCGGAGGCGAAGGGCGGGACATTCTCAGCATCAATCAAACAGGATCGGTAAGGAGGCAGGGCGTGACGGTCGCTGTGGACAACCACCGGGGCTGCTGGATCGAGCTGGCCGAGGATGTGCACTTCCTGGTTCTCTACCACCAttacaagcaccccagctaccTGCAGATGGCGCACCTGGGCTTCTACATCACACGAGGACGCGGGCTGTCGGCCTCCACTCGAGGCCTTCTGG GCCAGTTTCAGCATGCGGCCTTAAGCGTAGCACCCATGAGCCATTATCATCATGGGGAAAACAATGACGGAACGTTAGCCCGGGGGGTCCTGAGGCGGGGCTCCCAGCTGCTGCCTGTCACCTTGCAGGACAAGATGCTGAAAGATACACTACTCAGGCGACACGCGGAGCAGTGCTGGGTGGTGCCCAAGTCGGAGGTAGAACGACTGCTCGGACAGCCGTACACCAGCTTCGTGGTGGATGCCGTGTAA